Within the Anoplopoma fimbria isolate UVic2021 breed Golden Eagle Sablefish chromosome 21, Afim_UVic_2022, whole genome shotgun sequence genome, the region gtgtgtgtgtgtgtgtggggcggctgtggcgtagtggagagcaaggtagttctccaatcagagggtcggtggttcgatacccggcttcggcagtcgatgtgtccttgggcaagacacttaaccccaagttgctcctgaaggccatcggtgtggactgatgatgaatgttagttagagtctgatggtggcaccttgatggtagcctgtcatcagtgtgtgaatgggtgaatgatatgtaacatactactgactgtaagtcgcttggagaaaagcctctgctacatgactgtaatgtaatgtaataatgtaatgtactgtaatgtaatgtactgtgtgtggtgggatggcagacagagctggttgtaGTGTGACAGCAGTACatctctcacagacacacagacatatatatatatatatatatatatacatatatatatgtatatatgtatataaatctATATTCTACATTctaatgattatgattattattgatCCTAAATAAACAGCATCACTTTGTCACTTTTTACATGTTGAGGATTTTCTTCAGTTTTAATGATTCAGGTTTTAAAGATGCTGATTctctgaatcacacacacacacacacacacacacacacacacacacacacacacacacacacacacacacacacacacacacacacacacacacacacacacacacacacacacacacaggtgaacaggtgtgtgtgtgtgttgtgtaaacaCTTCAGTGTTTCtcctaaaacaaacaaactcattaGTCATCAATTAAAGGACAAGAGGACATCAGcttctacctctctctctgtctctctgtctctctctctgtctctctctctctctctctctctctgtctctctctctctctctctctctctctctctctgtctctctctctgtctctctctctctctgtctgtctgtctgtctgtctctctctgtctctctctctctgtctctctctctctctctctctctctctctctctctgtctctctctctctctctctctctctctctctctctctctctctctctctctctctctctctctctctctctctctctgtgtctctctgtgtctctctctctctctctctctctctctctctgtgtctctctctctctctgtctctctctctgtctctctctctctgtgtctctctgtctctctctctctctctctctctctctctctctgtgtctctctctctctgtgtctctctctctctctctctgtctactctctgtctctctgtctctctctctgtctctctctctctctctctctctgtctctctctctctctctctgtctctctctctgtctctctctctctctctctctctctctgtctctctctctctctctctctgtctctctctctctctctctctgtctgtctctctgtctgtctgtttcactttcatatttaataataacGTTTTACATTTCCAGTTCATATAAATATGACtttgatatatttgtttattcatatatCTTCAGTCCACAGCTGAAATATTCACATGTTCATATGTggagacaaacaataaaacatgggacatgcagccgatccacccggtcacagcttcttcctgtcctgacccctcagtggaggaatgaactccccactgatcAGGACATaaagagtcactgcccatctttaacctcacctcttaaagaagtactacctgataaagaagtactacctgataaagaagtactactgataaagaagtactacctgataaagaagtactacctgataaagaagtactgaCTGAtaacctgataaagaagtactacctgataaagaagtactacctgataaagaagtactactgataaagaagtactacctgataaagaagtactactgataaagaagtactacctgataaagaagtactacctgataaagaagtactacctgataaagaagtactacctgataaagaagtactacctgataaagaagtactacctgataaagaagtactagtactacctgataaagaagtactacctgataaagaagtactacctgataaagaatactacctgataaagaagtactacctgataaagaagtactacctgataaagaagtactacctgataaagaagtactacctgataaagaagtactacctgataaagaagtactacctgataaagaagtactacctgataaagaagccTTCCTTGTAGCACTTACTGATAAAGAATTCGGATTAGTACTACCTGAGCCTTCctcaattattgttttcatataagtttgcctctgcactgtacttttgctctggtttatgctttaagatgcttgtttaagaaaggagatgcactgatgacttctggtgactagtagttctcttgaatacctatgttgaatacacttcctgtaagtcgctttggataaaagcgtctgctacatgactaatgtaatgtaatgtaatgtaactttaaTTTGATCttgaaaatagattttaatgTCAATGAGAGGTGctaaagtaaaatatgaaatataaaatataaaatataaaatataaaaataaaacataaaatataaaatataaaacataaaacataaaatataaaacataaaatataaaatatgtgaagATATtagttaaatgtgtttatgaaatatgttattctctgctttgttgaacacatatttctttgtttattaaagaagtgattcattgtttttatgctaaagaggaataaaatcactcttctgatttattttatagatttatgattaaattaataattaatctcTCTTTAATGAAACTTTGATtcctgtggttttgttttgaatgGAGCAGATGTTCCTCCGCTGTGTTGGGactattttctctctttgactCTAATGAGTTAATTAGCAGCAGCTGTGCGCGCGGCCATGCACGCTCCcgacagcagagagaagagacacGGTGAATAAACTGTTATTGATTATCGGTTATTAACTCCAGGTTATTGATCCGTCTGAACACGTGAATTATGAtattcatttacttttattaatattatttacttttattaatattattttacttttattaatattcatttacttttatttattcattttttattaatattcatttacattttttattaatattcatttacatttattaatattcatttacatttattaatattattttacttttattaatattcatttaaatatgaaaccaAAGAAGAAAACCTTGGTCATTTAATAAAGTATGAAACATGCTGTTTCTGTCTCGCTCCGGCAGCGCCCCTGCTGGACGTCTGCAGGAAGTGGCCGaccaaaataatacaatttataagAGAAATGATGAAATGACGATCAATAAGTTTTTATTTCTGAATgtactaaaataaatgaagaattaactttatttgaacattttgatacgtatataaaatatttatttttattcacttttaatatatttgaatagTTTCTCAGAGGTCTGATGACGACTTCCTGTACAAcatcaaactgtgtgtgtgtgtgtgtgtgtgtgtgtgtgtgtgtgtgtgtgtgtgtgtgtgtgtgtgtgtgtgtgtgtgtgtgtgtgtgtgtgtgtgtgtgtgtgtgtgtgtcagatggaggtgaaggtggaggACTGTGTGGTCCGTGGAGACTCCTCTGATCTGGTTTCTGTTCTTCTTGATGAAGGACTGACCGACATCACACTCACCAGACTGCACCAGCTGGTCACCAAGGTAACGGGACAGGTTGGTCACCAAGGTAACGGGACAGGTTGGTCACCAAGGTAACGGGACAGGTTGGTCACCAAGGTAACGGGACAGGTTGGTCACCAAGGTAACGGGACAGGGCGGTCTAAGACAGGGACAGGGCGGTCACCTAAGACAGGGCGGTCACCAAGGTAACGGGACAGGGACAGACAGGGGTCACCAAGGTAACGGGACAGGGCGGTCACCAAGGTAACGGGACAGGGCGGTCACCAAGGTAACGGGACAGGGCGGTCACTAAGACAGGGCGGTCACCAAGGTAACGGGACAGGGGTCACCAAGGTAACGGGACAGGGCGGTCACCAAGGTAACGGGACAGGGCGGTCACCAAGGTACGGGACGGGGACAGGGACAGGGCGGTCACCAAGGTAACGGGACAGGTTGGTCACCAAGGTAACGGGACAGGGTTTGTCCCGTTACCTTGGTGAATGTTTGTGGTTTATTAagcgtctttgagaactttgaaaagcgttctatgaataaaatgtattattattattattattattattgattgtttGTGGTTTCAGGATCTATGTGGATCAAGTTTCACCAGAGTCCAGGTCGTGTTGAAGTCTTTAGAGGTTCTATCAGAGAACAGAGATGACCTGCAGACGCTCATCAACCACGGACTGACTGCTAAAGTAATCAGTAATCTATtaaagtaatcagtaatcagttaAAGTAATCAGTAATCTATTAAAGTAATCTATTAAAGTAATCAGTAATCTGTTAAAGTAATCTATTAAAGTAATCTATTAAAGTAATCAGTAATCTGTTAAAGTAATCTATTAAAGTAATCAGTAATCTGTTAAAGTAATCTATTAAAGTAATCAGTAATCTATTAAAGTAATCAGTAATCTATTAAAGTAATCTATTAAAGTAATCAGTAATCTGTTAAAGTAATCTATTAAAGTAATCAGTAATCTATTAAAGTAATCAGTAATCTATTAAAGTAATCTATTAAAGTAATCAGTAATCTGTTAAAGTAACCAGTAATCTATTAAAGTAATCAGTAATCTGTTAAAGTAATCTATTTAAAGTAATCTATTAAAGTAATCAGTAATCTATTAAAGTAATCAGTAATCTATTAAAGTAATCTATTAAAGTAATCAGTAATCTGTTAAAGTAATCTATTAAAGTAATTATTAAAGTAATCAGTAATCTATTAAAGTAATCTATTAAAGTAATCAGTAATCTGTTAAAGTAACCAGTAATCTATTAAAGTAATCTATTAAAGTAATCAGTAATCTGTTAAAGTAATCTATTAAAGTAATCAGTAATCTATTAAAGTAATCAGTAATCTGTTAAAGTAATCTATTAAAGTAATCAGTAATCTATTAAAGTAATCAGTACTCTGTTAAAGTAATCAGTAATCTATTAAAGTAATCAGTACTCTTAGTTACCTCTGAAAGTAGAAACATTTTTTGATCAGTAGACTTATAAACTACATGGTCCTGATCATCAGTCGTATTGATCCTTTGTTTGTTCAGTTGGTGTTGTGGTTCGAAGCCGTCCATGACcttctgacctctgacctccagagGAACTCGGCCTCCCTTCTCAGCCTCACTGAGGAGTTCTATGACTTCTTCCAGGTGAGGGGCATTCTGGGAAACGGAGGCCTGTGTTGTTCACTACACGACCTTTagttaaaatcaaatgtttgatTCTACAAagtactgttttattttggtagcTAAAATAAGaactgtctctctgcctgtctgtctctctgtctgtctgtctgtctctgtctgtctctctgtctgtctctctgcctgtctgtctctctgtctgtctctctgtctgtctctctgcctgtctgtctctctgcctgtctgtctctctctgtctgtctgtctctgtctgtctgtctctctgtctgtctgtcagctgcTGGGTCAGGCTTCTCTTCCaggtttgtttgttctttttgtatCTTGAATCTTCAGTCAGATTTTATTCACTTTGTGTCACATGTGggctcacctgtctgtctctccacctgtctgtctctccacctgtctgtctctcagtcagTCAGCTGTCTGTGGTTCTCCTTCAGCTGGCTCGGTTGGCTCTGGAAGCAGAAATCCACTTTCCACTGAGACTTGAGGTAACCATTGAAACCAAACCAAAAGTCACTCATAATGGTCTCACCTGGTCTgtactggtctctgctggtctatactggtctgtactggtctTGTTTCAGGCCATCAGAACATTTAACAGCATCCTGGAGTCTCTGAGCCGCGAGCAGAAGAAACTGATCCAGATCGACCAGAATCAGACCACGATACTGTAATACACACCCAGTACACACTGTAATACACACCCAGTACACACCCagtacacactgtaacacacacccagtacacactgtaacacacacccaGTACACACCCagtacacactgtaacacacacccagtacacactgtaacacacacccaGTACACACCCagtacacactgtaacacacacccagtacacactgtaacacacacccaGTACACACCCagtacacactgtaacacacacccaGTACACACCCagtacacactgtaacacacacccagtacacactgtaacacacacacacacccagtacacacacacacccaacacacacccagtacacactgtaacacacacccaACACACACCCAGTACACACCCagtacacactgtaacacacacccagtacacactgtaacacacacccaGTACACACCCagtacacactgtaacacacacccagtacacactgtaacacacacccagtacacagtacacacccagtacacactgtaacacacacccagtacacactgtaacacacacccagtacacactgtaacacacacccaGTACACACCCagtacacactgtaacacacacccaGTACACACTGTAATACACACCCAGtactgtaacacacacccaGTACACACCCagtacacactgtaacacacacccaGTACACACTGTAATACTCAGTGTcttctacctgtctgtctgtcagacagATCTCAGGTGGCAGCAGCAATTCTGACAGTTGGAGGTGAGTTCTTATACTATTAGtgtgacatgaaaaaaagatggtGTTAATGCGCTGTATTTATTGAGCGGTGTAGTTAGGGAGCGGTGTAGTTAGGGAGCGGTGTAGTTATTGAGCGGTGTAGTTATGGAGCGGTGTAGTTATTGAGCGGTGTAGTTATTGAGCGGTGTAGTTATTGAGCGGTGTAGTTAGGGAGCGGTGTAGTTATTGAGCGGTGAAATTGAGCGGTGAAATTGAGTGGTGTAGTTATTGAGCGGTGTAGTTATGGAGCGGTGTAGTTGGGGGGCGGTGGAGTTATTGGGTGGTGGAGTTATTGGGCGGTGGAGTTATTGGGCGGTGTAGTTGGGGGGCGGTGGAGTTATTGGGCGGTGGAGTTATTGAGCGGTGTAGTTAGGGAGCGGTGTAGTTATTGAGCGGTGAAATTGAGCGGTGTAGTTATTGAGCGGTGTAGTTATGGAGCGGTGTAGTTGGGGGGCGGTGGAGTTATTGGGCGGTGGAGTTATTGGGCGGTGTAGTTATTGGGCGGTGGAGTTATTGGGCGGTGGAGTTATTGGGCAGTGGAGTTATTGGGCGGTGGAGTTATTATTGGGCGGTGTAGTTATGGGGCGGTGGAGTTATTGGGCGGTGTAGTTATGGGGCGGTGGAGTTATTGGGCGGTGGAGTTGGGGGGCGGTAGAGTTATTGGGCGGTGGAGTTATTGGGCGGTGGAGTTATGGGGCGGTGGAGTTATTGGGCGGTGGAGTTATGGGGGGGAGTTATGGGCGGTGGAGTTATTGGGCGGTGGAGTTATTGGGCGGTGGAGTTATGGGGCGGTGGAGTTATGGGCGGTGGAGTTAGGGCGGTGGAGTTATTGGGCGGTGGAGTTATGGGGCGGTGGAGTTATTGGGCGGTGGGAGTTATTGGGCGGTGGAGTTATTGGGCGGTGGAGTTATTGGGCGGTGGAGTGGAGTTATTGGGCGGTGGAGTTAGGGCGGTGGAGTTGGGCGGTGGAGTTATTGGGCGGTGGAGTTTATTGGGCGGTGGAGTTATGGGGCGGTGGAGTTGGCGGTCTGAACACTACAGAGATCTGAGGACTGATACGTTGGACATATTTACACCAACTTGTTAACTTCCTCTGTTTTCATTGGCTCTCTCAGACTACGAGCTGCAGGTCAGCCTATCAGAGGCTCTGTGTCGTCTGACTCCCAGGAAGGACCGAGAGCAGAGAGCCAATCAGTGGTTCTCCAGGCATGACATCAGCAGCGCCTTCTGTGACATCAGAGACGGAGACTTTGAAGTGGTGAGGGACTGACCCGTCTGTCTGAACACccagctgtctctctctacatgtctctctctctctctctctctctctctacatgtctctctctctctctctctctctctctacatgtcTCTCTctacatgtctctctctctctctctctccaggacTGTCGCCGTTTCCTGAACTTTGTTAACGGTCACCATGGCGAccagaggaggtgaagaagttTATTATTTAACGGATCTGAAAGCTCTTCATCCAGATGATTTTAACCTGAGTTCTGTCTGTCAGGGTGTACACCTTCCCCTGTGCCCGAGCCTTCCTCGACTCCACTGAGGTAAAAACGCTTAACCCTCCATGAACCACATCTCTGCAGATGTAAACATGTTAACCCTCCATGAACCACATCTCTGTACACGTCTTGTTTacttcatgttttcttcttctgcagctgTTTCCACCAAAAGACGACAAACTGGACGAGTTCTGGATCGACTTTAACGTGAGCTCAGGATGTGTGAGCTTCTTCATCGATGAGCCTCAGGTACTTCTGCTGTAGCACTAGTGCATCAGGAGGAGTTGATGTAGCATCCAGCTGCTTCATATCTCTGTGGAATAGCACAGCtagtgttagcatgttagcgtgAGCTGAAACATAAACAATAGAAGTAGTGAACATGGTTTGACCTGAGTGTCACTGGAATAAAAgatcatatttataatatttaatcttttctttGGCCAACAGTAGATGTATTACCTCATTACTTCCCCCCACCAAGTAATGAGAGGCcagttcaggtctatagttaggactggttcaggtctatagttaggactggtctatagttagagctgattcaggtctatagttaggactggttcaggtctatagttaggactggttcaggtctatagttaggactggtctatagttagagctgattcaggtctatagttaggactggttcaggtctatagttaggactggttcaggtctatagttggagctggttcaggtctatagttggagctggttcaggtctatagttaggactggttcaggtctatagttggagctggttcaggtctatagttggagctggttcaggtctatagttggagctggttcaggtctatagttaggactggttcaggtctatagttggagctggttcaggtctatagttggagctggttcaggtctatagttaggactggttcaggtctatagttggagctggttcaggtctatagttggagctggttcaggtctatagttaggactggttcaggtctatagttggAGCTGGTTCTAGTGTCCTGGTGTCTCTTGTCTCTCAGGGGTTCCTGTGGGGGTCGATCCACCTCCTGAAGGAGGACGTGGATCATTACAGTCTTCACCTGAAACATGATGGTCAGTCCTcattaactgttttttattgatcgATTGATACTTTGATCACTTTTTCATCAGTAaacctttgtgtgttttcccagaatgcactgggGCAGAGACAGTCCTCAGTGTCAGGCTAAACAATCCCATGATGCACCACAACAGCAGAGGTCAGACAGTGGAGCTGAACTTCAACTCTGAACACCaccgagagctggaggaggctgcTGGGAAAGTCTTCATggtgcctgtctgtctgtctgtctgtctgtctgtctgtctgtctgtctgtctgtctgtctgcctgtctgtctgccactgtctgcctgcctgcctgcctgcctgcctgtctgcctgtctgcctgcctgtctcaCGGCCTCCTGTGTGTCCTCTCCCTGTCTAAGCAGACGGTGAAGAATCCCCCCGTCTGAAGGACCCAGGTGGTCCGGTCCATGGTCGGTCCTACAGCAGGAAGAAGCCCCAGATCAAGAGTCATCTGAAGAGTCAGTTTACTGAAcgctgattgtgtgtgtgtgtgtgtgtgtgtgtgtgtgtgtgtgtgtgtgtgtgtgtgtgtgtgtgtgtgtgtgtgtgtgtgtgtgtgtgtgtgtgtgtgtgtgtgtgtgtgtgtgtgtgtgtgtgtgtgtgcgctttgagtacagtccatttacctttttttgccTGCATGAAGTTaatctctgtgtttgttattaATTGGTTAATATTCAGGTTATTGATGATCAATGGAATAAACCTCAGGAACTCTGCAACTGTTAACATTCCATACCTGTGTACTGTAGCTTTAAGACGGTGGTACCACACACCTGTGATGTCAATaacagcctgtctgtctgtctgcctgtctgtccttctAGTCCTTCCTGTGTCGTCTCCCAGCAGTGAGGAGGACTCTTCGGTCTCAAAGGTAACTTCACTGTGAAACCTCCTCCGTCACTAAGACGTCCTTTTGACTTCAAACAAACCaactttagtttttgttcttttcagaGTTCAGTGAGCCGATCAGAGTTTCTGTTTGATCAGATCCAACACTCCACGCCGAAACGAGACTCAGGTCAGTAAGGAAGGCCCAGTGTCTCCTTTCCTTCAGTAAGGAAGGCCCAGTGTCTCCTTTCCTTCAGTAAGGAAGGCCCAGTGTCTCCTTTCCTTCAGTAAGGAAGGCCCAGTGTCTCCTTTCCTTCAGTAAGGAAGGCCCAGTGTCTCCTTTCCTTAGTGAGATgagaaaggaagcattgaagctCCTTTCCTCATCTTTTAGAGGATTCTTATCCTGACCGACACTCAGACTCTTCAGGTCCTCTCACCTTTAGAGAACAACACGGTTCCTCCACACATTTTCCTCCAGCGTCATAAAGTGATAATTAGTGATAGTTATTGATAATAACAAGTGATAATTATTGATagttattgataataataagtGATAATTATTGATAATAAGTGATAATTATTGACagttattgataataataagtgataattattgataataacaagTGATAATTACTCAAAGTACATACATCGACTGGCTAAAAGAAAAGGTCCACCATAAACTGATCAACACCAGGTTCTAGCTGGAGATCAGTGAGACTGTTGGTCCAAACGTCTGGGTtgaacctgtctgtctctcaggggTTCCTGTGGGGGCGGGGCTAGAGATCTCTCTGGAACAGAGGGAGGAGTTTGGAGAAAACGTCTCTCCGTTCAGAAAGGTACATtagttcttttgtttctctttgaaaAACATCACCTGTctcctgtttcctgtgtctctcctgtctcctgtgtctcacctgtctcctgtttcctgtgtctcacctgtctcctgtttcctgtgtctcacctgtttcctgtttcctgtgtctcacctgtctcttgtttcctgtgtctctcctgtgtctcacctgtttcctgtgtctcacctgtctcttgtctcctgtgtctcacctgtttcctgtgtctcacctgtctcttgtttcctgtgtctcacctgtctcttgtctcctgtgtctcacctgtttcctgtgtctcacctgtttcctgtgtctcacctgtttcctgtttcctgtgtctcccctgtctcttgtttcctgtgtctcacctgtctcttgtttcctgtgtctcacctgtttcctgtgtctcacctgtctcttgtttcctgtgtctcacctgtctcttgtctcctatgtctcacctgtttcctgtgtctcacctgtttcttgtttcctgtgtctcacctgtttcctgtctcctgtgtctcacctgtttcctgtctcctgtgtctcacctgtttcctgtgtctcacctgtctcttgtctcctgtgtctcacctgtttcctgttccctgtgtctcacctgtttcctgtcctctgtctctcctgtttcctgtgtctcacctgtttcctgttccctgtgtctcacctgtttcctgtcctctgtctcacctgtttcctgtttcctgtgtctcacctgtctcttgtctcctgtgtctcacctgtctcctgtgtctcacctgtctcctgtgtctcacctgtctcctgtttcctgtgtctcacctgtctcgtctcctgtgtctcacctgtctcctgtgtctcacctgtttcctgtttcctgtgtctcacctgtctcttgtctcctgtgtctcacctgtctcttgtctcctgtgtctcacctgtttcctgtgtctcacctgtctcttgtttcctgtgtctcacctgtttcctgtctcctgtgtctcacctgtttcctgtctcctgtgtctcgactgtctcctgtgtctcacctgtttcctgtgtctcacctgtcttgtctcctgtgtctcacctgtttcctgttccctgtgtctcacctgtttcctgtcctctgtctcacctgtttcctgtttcctgtgtctaacctgtctcttgtctcctgtgtctcacctgtctcctgtgtctcacctgtttcctgtgtctcacctgtctcttgtctcctgtgtctcacctgtctcctgtgtctcacctgtttcctgtttcctgtgtctcacctgtctcttgtctcctgtgtctcacctgtttcctgtgtctcacctgtttcctgtgtctcacctgcttcctgtttcctgtgtctcacctgtctcttgtctcctgtgtctcacctgtctcacctgtctcctgtgtctcacctgtttcctgtttcctgtctcctgtgtctcacctgtttcctgtgtctcacctgtttgttgttccaggaagtgttgagtcGTGACAGGAAGAGAGCCGCTCCAGATTCAGGTCTTCATTCTTACACTTTTGTCTCTCTGGATTATCTGAACTCTCACACTGTCTGTAGGATTCTTCTTTCCAACagtttataaatatgttaaaagatGATTTCCTCACAGTAATGAATCCAACGAAACAGCTTTGGTTGACTGTTgatgaaaagacaaataatcAGATAATGATCAGTTTAAAAAGGTGATGAGgcttcatgtgtgtttat harbors:
- the sycp2l gene encoding synaptonemal complex protein 2-like isoform X1 — translated: MEVKVEDCVVRGDSSDLVSVLLDEGLTDITLTRLHQLVTKDLCGSSFTRVQVVLKSLEVLSENRDDLQTLINHGLTAKLVLWFEAVHDLLTSDLQRNSASLLSLTEEFYDFFQLLGQASLPVSQLSVVLLQLARLALEAEIHFPLRLEAIRTFNSILESLSREQKKLIQIDQNQTTILSQVAAAILTVGDYELQVSLSEALCRLTPRKDREQRANQWFSRHDISSAFCDIRDGDFEVDCRRFLNFVNGHHGDQRRVYTFPCARAFLDSTELFPPKDDKLDEFWIDFNVSSGCVSFFIDEPQGFLWGSIHLLKEDVDHYSLHLKHDECTGAETVLSVRLNNPMMHHNSRGQTVELNFNSEHHRELEEAAGKVFMTVKNPPV
- the sycp2l gene encoding synaptonemal complex protein 2-like isoform X2, translated to MEVKVEDCVVRGDSSDLVSVLLDEGLTDITLTRLHQLVTKDLCGSSFTRVQVVLKSLEVLSENRDDLQTLINHGLTAKLVLWFEAVHDLLTSDLQRNSASLLSLTEEFYDFFQLLGQASLPVSQLSVVLLQLARLALEAEIHFPLRLEAIRTFNSILESLSREQKKLIQIDQNQTTILSQVAAAILTVGDYELQVSLSEALCRLTPRKDREQRANQWFSRHDISSAFCDIRDGDFEVDCRRFLNFVNGHHGDQRRVYTFPCARAFLDSTELFPPKDDKLDEFWIDFNVSSGCVSFFIDEPQGFLWGRG